GGTGATACGCAAAACTCTTCGACGGTTGCAATAGTCGTTCCATGATAAGCGTGACGTCAGGATCGAGAGCACCTGCTTCCATAGCTACGCACACCGTCTGAACCCATATGCCTCGCCACTACCCTCTCCCCCCGGTGGATTGCGTTCTGTTTGGCGGGCGGACGGCCACTCCGCAGTGGGGTTCGGGGAGGGACCGCGATGCGGGCCAGGGCGCCCCTGGGGTTGCCTTAGTGTGGGGTAATGCTTCCTTGGTGGGGTCACCATATTGACTAGTGCCTTTGGAGTGTTTATCGTGGGCGGGTATTCTCTGATGCGGCATTTTTATGGCCGTTTTCTGTGTAATTCCAACGTCGAAACGTCCTGGAAACGACACGTCACCATTTACTTAAGGCCTAGCCATGTTTGGTTTCCGACACAACCGATTGAACAGCCGCGGTTTTACGCTGGTTGAATTGCTGGTTGTCATTGCGATCATCGGTATTCTTGTCGGACTATTGCTGCCAGCTGTTCAAGCGGCTCGCGAAGCGGCTCGCCGGATGCAGTGTTCGAACAATATTAAACAGATCGGATTGGCGGTTCATAACTACCACGACACCTTCAAAACATTTCCGCCTGGAGCGCTCCTGCCAGGTACCAACTGTAATACCGTTGCACCTTCGGAGCCGATCATGAATCACACGGCATACCAGATGTTGTTGCCGTTTCTGGAACTCAACAATTTGTATGAGAAGTTCAATTTCAGTCTGCCAAGTGGAAAATCGTTATATGTCGGTGCCAACGGTTGTGCCGCTGCGACACCAACCACAGATCAATTGGCCTTAGTAACCAGTCCCGTGGCCGCGTTTTTGTGTCCTTCGGATCCGGGACCAGAACAGGGGGATGACAACCATTCATTTTCGATGGCAAAAACTGCCTATCGAACGAGTTACGCATTAGTGTCGCATCAAAATGACCCTTCCTGGACCAAGTCGTGGAAAGCAGAGACCCATCCTGCAAAAGGTGTCTGGGGCCCCAATGGAGCCGCACGTTTCCGCGACATCACCGATGGCACTAGCAACACATGTGCGATTGTCGAAGCTCCGTTGCAAAAGAAAGGTGGGGAAAAGTGGAATGGACCCTATTGGAACACTTACACCTATACCTACTGGGCCGTCATCTATAATCGTGGTCTGAACGTGATTGTTGCTGATACGCCGCCAGGCGTCACTCGCAACGGTGCTGGCAGCTCGCATGTCAGCGGGGCGATGATCATGCTGTGCGATGGTTCGGTGCGATTCCTAAGTGAGAACGTCGATCAAATCGGCGTCCTAAACGCGTTGGTATCCGCGCGTGGTGGAGAGGTTCTCGCGTCCTTTTAGGTCTTATTTAGCCTTGCTGCAAATCTGTTCGCACATCGTCCCATTCTGGATTTAGCTTGATGAAGTTCCCGATTGTTACTGCGTTTCCGTTTCTCTGTGCTCTAACTTTGATCGCGGGATGTTCAGGCCCGCCTTCGGATCAGCCCGATTTGGGCCAGGTCACGGGCGTCGTTACTCTAGATGGTGAGCCATTGCCCGCTGCACAAATTGTTTTTCAACCGACCGAAGGACGCGCTTCGAATGGACTGACCGATGCGGAGGGTAACTACGTCTTGGACTTTAATCTCGATACGCCAGGAGCCAAAGTTG
Above is a genomic segment from Rosistilla ulvae containing:
- a CDS encoding DUF1559 domain-containing protein; this encodes MFGFRHNRLNSRGFTLVELLVVIAIIGILVGLLLPAVQAAREAARRMQCSNNIKQIGLAVHNYHDTFKTFPPGALLPGTNCNTVAPSEPIMNHTAYQMLLPFLELNNLYEKFNFSLPSGKSLYVGANGCAAATPTTDQLALVTSPVAAFLCPSDPGPEQGDDNHSFSMAKTAYRTSYALVSHQNDPSWTKSWKAETHPAKGVWGPNGAARFRDITDGTSNTCAIVEAPLQKKGGEKWNGPYWNTYTYTYWAVIYNRGLNVIVADTPPGVTRNGAGSSHVSGAMIMLCDGSVRFLSENVDQIGVLNALVSARGGEVLASF
- a CDS encoding carboxypeptidase-like regulatory domain-containing protein, with the protein product MKFPIVTAFPFLCALTLIAGCSGPPSDQPDLGQVTGVVTLDGEPLPAAQIVFQPTEGRASNGLTDAEGNYVLDFNLDTPGAKVGSHQVRITTFSEVDPSQEPTPELLPAKYHSKTELTATVAAGDNEIPFDLQSK